A region from the Corylus avellana chromosome ca7, CavTom2PMs-1.0 genome encodes:
- the LOC132188006 gene encoding uncharacterized protein LOC132188006 has protein sequence MRDGDEYGAVSCGVRRYLMEGANAEAVQNPSMILAAERTHRRDILENFRYYKGGWDIRQKHYLSGKFHDQTTSTQEHVLNKADTVVENLRNVSNYLAAAKQVGVGQIYLPADVQNNIDKVQRMISNSSITLENKTKKNSESIQHVLNSVRLGLIIIATVMLLLALLGFLFSVFSLKFLVHTSVTMGWILVTVTFILCGIFLIFHNVMADTCVAMDQWLQNPTAHTALDDMLPCLDNATTQETLYESKDVTFQLVNNVNQFIINGPNSPRNELNYNQSGPVVPVVCNPFHSDMTDRKCVDGEVDLNNAAQEWKTYVCQVSETGNCTSVGQLTPAFYSQMVAIVDVSYALYHHGPFLVDIQDCTFVRETFNDIIDDHCPGLKHYSKFICIGLAMVSAAVMLSLILWVFNARERQHHVYKQFIASPPMSL, from the exons ATGAGAGATGGGGATGAGTACGGTGCCGTTTCATGTGGCGTGAGGAGGTATCTTATGGAGGGAGCAAATGCTGAGGCTGTACAGAATCCATCTATGATATTAGCTGCAGAGAGAACACACAGAAGAGACATTCTTGAGAATTTTCGTTATTATAAGGGTGGATGGGATATAAGGCAAAAACATTACTTGTCT GGAAAGTTTCATGATCAAACAACTTCCACACAGGAACATGTCTTAAACAAAGCAGATACAGTAGTGGAGAATCTTAGGAATGTATCAAATTATCTTGCTGCAGCTAAGCAAGTTGGGGTGGGCCAAATTTACCTACCTGCTGATGTCCAAAACAACATAGACAAAGTACAAAGAATGATCAGCAATTCTTCTATCACtctggaaaacaaaacaaagaagaatTCTGAGAGTATTCAACATGTTTTGAATTCTGT GAGATTGGGTCTTATCATAATTGCTACTGTAATGCTCCTCCTGGCTCTTCTTGGTTTCT TATTTTCAGTTTTCAGCCTAAAGTTTCTTGTGCACAC ATCAGTGACTATGGGGTGGATTCTCGTCACagttacatttattttatgtgGCATATTTCTCATTTTCCATAA CGTGATGGCAGAcacatgtgttgcaatggatCAATGGCTTCAAAACCCCACAGCTCACACAGCTTTGGATGATATGCTTCCGTGTCTTGACAATGCAACAACACAAGAAACCTTGTACGAAAGCAAAGATGTCACTTTCCAATTGGTTAATAATGTTAACCAGTTCATCATCAATGGGCCCAACTCACCCAGAAATGAACTTAATTACAATCAATCTGGTCCAGTGGTACCTGTTGTCTGCAATCCCTTTCATTCTGATATGACTGATAGGAAATGTGTTGATGGTGAAGTGGACTTAAACAATGCCGCACAG GAGTGGAAAACATATGTTTGCCAAGTTTCAGAAACCGGCAACTGCACAAGCGTGGGCCAGTTAACCCCTGCTTTTTATAGCCAGATGGTGGCTATTGTTGATGTGAGCTATGCATTGTATCATCATGGGCCATTCCTTGTTGACATACAAGATTGCACTTTTGTTCGAGAAACCTTTAATGATATCATTGATGATCATTGTCCAGGTCTGAAGCACTATAGTAAATTCATCTGTATTGGGTTGGCTATGGTTTCAGCTGCTGTCATGCTTTCTCTAATCTTATGGGTATTTAATGCAAGAGAAAGGCAGCATCATGTATATAAACAGTTCATAGCTTCACCTCCAATGTCCCTTTAG